In Nakaseomyces glabratus chromosome I, complete sequence, the sequence TCAAAACTATGACGGTATTTGAACTCTTTGCCTCTTTGGTGGATAGCCCAAGCATCCCATGGAAATCTATAATTACTGGTTTTTGCATCAGTCAATTTGCATTTGAGACATATCTAACCTATAGACAATACAaagttcttcaaaagaATCAACTACCACCTGTTCTagttaatgaaattgataagGAAACCTTTGAAAAGTCCCAAGAATACTCCAAGGCTAAGGCCAAATTCTCAGTATTCACTGATCTGTTTTCGCTAGTCCAAAATTTGGCGTTTATTAAATATGACTTTCTACCAAGATTATGGCATATCGGTGTGAAAGTCAGTGCTCGTATACTACCTGCCAAATATGCTGCTGTGTCAACAATTGCTCAAAGTTTATGGTTCTTGGCTGTTTTGTCTAATCTGTCAACGATTATTGGCTTGCCAATCTCATACTATAAGCATTTTGTGCTTGAAGAGAAATTTGGTTTCAACAAATTGACTGTAAAGCTGTGGATAACTGATATGATAAAGAGCACTGTCTTAAGCGCTGCATTTGGTATTCCTATCTTATTTgtctttttgaaaatttttgagaaATTCCAAACTAATTTCTTGTGGTACATTTGtctatttgtttttgttgttcAGATTTTGGCTATCACTATAATTCCAGTTTTCATTATGCCATTGTTTAACAAATTCACTCCACTAGAAGACGGTGAATTGAAGACATCAATAGAAAATTTGGCTGCTAAGGTTGGCTTTCCACTAGACAAGATCTTCGTAATAGACGGTTCAAAGAGATCATCTCACTCAAATGCTTACTTCACCGGTTTACCTTTTACTAATAAGAGAATTGTCTTATTTGATACCCTAATCAATGAAAGTTCTGTGGAAGAAATCACAGCTGTTTTGGCACATGAAATAGGTCACTGGCAAAAGAACCATATTGTCAACATGCTGTTCATTAGTCAAGTGCACATTTTTGCCatcttttcattgtttACCAGTGTTTACCGTAACGTTTCTTTCTACAAGACCTTTGGTTTCAACGTTGGATTCAACGAGATTTTAAATGCTGCAGGAAGTTCTACCACTGTGTATACCCCTGATTTCCCAATTATTATTGGTTTCATGCTATTTAATGATCTTTTGACACCAATGGAATGTGGTATGAACTTTGTCATGAGCTTGATCTCCAGACTTCACGAATATCAGGCAGATGCTTATGCCAAAGCACTAGGATATACTCAAAACTTGGGTAGAGCCTTGATTAATTTGCAAATCAAGAATCTATCCACAATGGATGTTGACCCATTATACTCAAGCTATCATTATTCTCATCCAACATTAGCTGAAAGATTAACTGCTATCGACTTTGTTaatgagaagaagaaagaatgaGCTCCATTAAGGATCATGATATTGCATGTATGCTATTTAAGTTTATAATTTAACAACTTTTAATATTTCCTTAAATCTTTTTACATATCGATAGTTCCTGTCATGTCTACATACTCGTAAAAACAAGCGGAATGTGAAGACAGGTAGTATGAGAATACCATTAAAACTATCTTGACAAAGTATATACAATAAattaatatcatcattGTGAACGTTGGACAGGACTCTGGGAATTAAGTTCAACGAAGCGAGACTTCCCTTTGAGACAAAGATGGCCTCCTGAACAAAAAGCACAGCAATAAGCTCAATTTGCCACCTTTATTTGGCAATCCATTAAGCATTGCTCAGCAACCCGTGTAAAGATCAACGCCAATTAACTAATCTAGACTATTCGATTTAATtattatagttttttttaagCGTTTTTCCTGTCTTAATCTATTAGTTACAAAAGGTTGCATCTTTTCATTGCTATTGTAACATCCCAAAGATTAGTACTTGAAACTATCAGCAGTTACAATGACAACAGACTTAATGGATGTGGATACTCCCTTGGAGAATGAAATGAATGGAAGCAAGAATGAAGATGTCAGATACGCTGAGGAGAAGACAATGTCAGAGATAATTGATACATTAAAAGTTATCGCTAAGACCACAGCATCCCTAGACCATCGTTATATTTGGAGAGCACTAAAGGAATTGAGTAAAATTAGGAAAAACTACCTGAATCAAGAAACATTGGCTATACTAGTCTCTGTATTATATCCAGACCACTCAGAGTATAAGGTTGATTTGTTGAAGTACATAAATGAGAAGCACAAATCTGAAGTACCACACGCAGATGAAATCAGGGCAAAATACCCAGCAGCTTTCTATGAGATAACTTCTGATGGAAAATCTTTGGCAGTTTCAGCGGAAATCAATGCATTTATTCATTTATTGACCCAACTCTACTTGTTAGACAATCAGAAAATCATAGAGCTTATTTCCTTTAACAACAAAGTTGTGTTACCAAAGattttaaaatattacaaCCAAAGATCGTTAGATTTAATCAATTCAAAACTATGGTTTTATATAGTAATGGCGCATGAACAACAAGACATTAACGGAGGTTATGTTGATCTTCGCAATGAAATGATGAAGGCTCTAAAGACGGCATCTTTGAAGCATGATAACGAAACTCGGGCGATGCTGATCACTTTGATTTTGAGATTCTTCTTAGCCTCAGGTGAAATAGATGCTGCGTCGGATTTTATCAATAAAGTTGATCCTTTGACTTCTGATGTCTCTAGTCCTTTGGAGGCcagatttttcttctacCAATCTAAAATCAACACCATACAATTAGACTACTCAACTGctaatgaatatattgttgCCGCCATAAGAAAAGCACCTCATACAAAAAACAGTTTAGGTTTCTTACAACAAGCAAACAAATTATCATGTGTTATTCAACTCTTAATGGGTGATATTCCTGAGTTATCCTTCTTTCACCAAAATGGGATGGAGACATCTTTGAAACCTTATTACCATATCGCAGAGGCTGTCAAATTAGGTGATTTAAAGAAGTTTACTTCGACTATcacaaaatacaaacaaCAACTAATAAAGGATGACAATTATCAAATTTGTGTTAGATTAAGGTCCAATGTTATAAAGACAGGTATCAgaattatttctttgacCTACAAGAAGATTTCATTGAAGGATATATGTCTGAAGTTACATCTAGAGTCAGAACAAACTGCCGAATATATGGTATCGAGAGCTATTAGAGATGGTGTTATTGAAGCTAAGATTAACCATGAAAAGGGCTACATAGAGACCTCAGAGGTGAACAACACCTATATTACTGAAGATCCACAAACGGTATTTGATGAAAGAATTAGGTTTGTCAATCAACTTCATGACGAATGTGTTGTGGCAATGAGATACCCGCAGGATAAGAAGAAAGGGTTGAACAATCAAAACCATGACGATGAATATCTTGAAGGCGATCTGCTAGATGATTTGTCTGATTTTTCTGACATTGATGATATGGGTTTCTTGTAATTTCGATTATATATCTACTAATTACTTGCATATATAAATGTCCATACAGAGAGGATAATAATTCATTATTGTTGAAGCGAAGTCGTTTATGACTTTCCATGCCATGTTGTTTACCAAATATTGTTCTTATTGTAGTCCCTTCGCCTTTTAGGAATTTTTTACGTAGTTGCGCAGTGGCAGTACGAGagcttttgaaaataaagatgatATACAGGTTATTTCTATAATATTGAACCAGCATTGTTTACTTTGATAGTAGATAAGCATTATAATATAGCAAGTGAGCAAGAGTTGAAATAGTTGATAGCTAATAAGCTTTGCTCTCAATTTAGTTACCTGGGGCTTGTGAGGTTCCTTAGAAGACACTAAGTAAAGTTGAGTATGACGCAGCTAACCGAAAATACAGATGAATTGCATAGCATTAGGTTGGCTATAGATCCCAATTTGATCACATTACCAATAGGATCAAAGTCAACCTCGCCACACTCAAATTCGACTTCTGATGGTAATCCAGAATCACATAATACTGAGAACGAAGAAGTTGATAATAAAGCTGGTAGCCTGCCACCAGAACAATTTAGTAACAATAGTGCTAAGTTAATTGTAAATCCTTATGAAAAATATGGTAGGATGAGTCTAGGACAATTGATACCATTGATATCTCAACAAAGAGGaccaaatttcaaatttgcTGATATTAATGAAGACATATTAAAACAGGAATTAGCAATCGAAAACGATAATGGGAAACAAGAATCAAAAGATGATACAAAAGCTGAAGATGGCATAGATACAATGGATATCGACCAAAATGATAATTCAGAGGCCAATACAAATGATATAGGCTATAATGAATGGTCTAATGAGCCAAAGGAAGATACTGGCATATTAGACAATACACAAGATACTAATATCAATGGCGAGATGGAATCTCAATTAACTCAAGAAGaattcaataaaattagaaaagtAATGCTGGAACATATCAATATGGCAATGAATGAGTCTTCATTAGCAATGGAGTTTGTCAGTCTATTACTTTCGCCGGTAAGGGAATCAACAGCGGTATCATCTATGTCaccatttttgaagaaaactgTGAATCCAGGCTCATTAAATAGTGAGAAGGTTAAAATGCCTGCTGTGTCGCGTCGAGATAAACTGTCGTTATCAATTTTAAGTCGTGGATGGAAGCTTCGCGCACTCAATGAGGCACGAGCtatattgaagaaaaatttcacaGAAATATCGAGCTCTTTAAAACAGGAACATCACTATTGGAGTAGCATAGCGTACAATATCAGTAACAAGGATGTTTTGTTTAAAATTAGGGACAAGCAAACAACGAAGAGATCACTAGGCCTCAAATATGGATATGAGGATTCAGGATCGACTTTCAGAAATGATAGAGGAACTGCAATTCTTCGTGGGACTGATGAAGCAAATGGCCTGGAACTTATTCCCTTAACATTAGGAAGAACAAGTACAGTTGGCAGTGTATATAAAGGCGGTAAATTTTTGAGAGTACGAATATTTACGAAGATTGAATCTGAGGGTGATTATATTTTGAGCGGTGAGAGTAGCCTTGACAAGTTATTCAAGAATCACAGTGAGAACAGCGATTCTAAGAATGATGATGTCAGATTGCAAATCTCAAAATTAaagttcttcatctttgaaCAAGAACTTATGcatcaattgaagaaagaatgCGCTTATCTCATATCATATGGTGTAACAGTAGAGAATGAACataaaattgttattgAGTTACCAAACGAGAAGTTTgaaatagaatatttgaGTTTAGATGATGATTCAGTAGTGAACCATGAACAAGATGCCCCCAAAGCCAATGATAGAAGAGCCAATCTAATGTTGGTGACTTTACGCATGCTTTTGATTGTCATCTACAAGAAAAACTTAAGACAGAAGATGGTATCAAACACCAGGAAACATATAGCAAGCACGGAAAAAGACATTTTGTTAATAAGACCATTGCTAGGTAAAATGAGACACTCTAATCATAAGAAACTGATACGCAAGATATTAAAGGAATGCGTTCTCGAAGTAGTTCCAGACACGGAGTTGCAGGAGCGTTCCATTCAAAGCTTAGATAAAGAAGACTTTGAAACGTTTGACTTACAAGATGCTCATATTGTGAAATTGACTAAGGACATCAATGCTTTCCGAAATGTTCTGGACGTTGGGAAAACTGAGTTTACTATAGATATGAAGCAAAGTGGCAAGCTATCATTGATTCTGGAATCTCCAAACTATTGTAATGCCCAGGTATCGATAAAGTATGATAACCAAACGAGTAATACCCATTTTAATACTGTGTCAACGGAATTTAAAGAGGTTGAAGAGTTTCTTCACTTCTTGATTTCAACCTACGTAAATCCTGAGTAAATATGAGGGAGTTGGTCATAGGACTTAATAATGAGAACTAAGGAGATGGattttataaataaataGACCATATATTGTAGAAATGTTAGATCTTAATTCTGTGAGACTTATAAAAAGCATGTAGACATCAATACTGGAATAATACTTACTTTAGATTCTTGCCGATATATGAAGTCGTGTATAATGTGATGTTCAAGAACTTCCCCACGTCATTTCGATGCAAGGCGTTATTGCCCATCGAGGGAGCAACGGCCAATTATAAAATGCAGATAACGAAACATCAAACTTTTAGATTAAGTGGACTTTTGAAGTATTGGAAAATAATTGCGTTGATATAAGTAAAGTCTAACTTTAAGCCAATTGATAGACGAAACAACTAGTCAGTTACTTTACTAAAACAAAACAATGACATACACTTTAACCATTCTAGGATGCGGTGTGATGGGCCAAGCCGTTCTTTCTGCCATTTACAAGGCACCAAAGGCAACCTCTGTCATCAAGGCTTTATATCCATCTAAGATTATTACCTGTAACCATGATGAACCAAGTGCTCAACAAGTTACCGACCTTATCTCAACTTTTGAGACTTCCCCTAATGGAATCGAAGTCGTCTCTACCTATGGCAAGAATGTCGAAGCAGTGAAGCAATCTGATGTTATCATTTTGGGTACCAAGCCATTTCTGGCAGAGCAAGTATTGAACGGTGTTAAAGACGTTACTAGTGGCAAGTTGATCATCTCATTGGCTGCTGGCTGGACAATTGGTCAATTACAGGCGTACACACCATCTGTCTCCAGAGTCATGACTAATACACCAGCTAAGTACGGTTATGGTTGTGCTGTAGTTTCTCATTCTCCTCAGGTTACAGAAGACCAGAAGTCATTGGTCAGCGAACTAATTAGCCATGTTGGGAAGTACGTTGAACTACCAGAGAAGAATATGGATGCTGCCACAGCACTTGTAGGCTCAGGTCCAGCGTTTGTCCTATTGGTGTTGGAGTCTCTAATGGAGAGTGGTATTAAGATGGGTATCCCATTGAAGGAGAGCACCGAGTGTGCGTTGAAAGTGCTAGAAGGTACTGCAAAGATGGTTGAAGAATCTGGTGTTCACCCAAGTGTTCTAAAGCACCAAGTCTGCACACCTGGAGGCACCACAATTGCAGGATTGTGTGTCATGGAAGACAAAGGTGTCAAGAGTGGTATCATCAGAGGTGTCGAAGAAGCTGCGAGAGTTGCTGCCGAACTGGGTAAGAAATGAGGGATCATTGTGATTATATCagtaaataaaaagtaATAATTTTTAAACAGAGAAATCATCTGAAATTCTAGTAAAACAACTCGCACGCATATATATTGTAATGGTAGTACTAGTAGTAGTACTAGTAGTAGTACTACTACTAGTACTACTACTATGTAAAAGCTACCTCGACGAAGCTCAACGTTTAAAGTTATATAAATAGGTAAATAATGTAATCACGTGATCATCGGACCAATGGAGTTCAAAAGGAATAGCGGAATACATCGCATCCTTACCTACCAATAGGTTACATGCACATAGCAGGCGCCAATGACAGTGTTCACCGAGAAGAACGTAGCTTGTTCTTAACCATTCCCACCCATCGCAACATGACAACGAGGAAAGCCAAAAGCCTAAGAACTGCTCACAGCGACAAAAAGCTACCTCCATCGGTCCGCGCTTGCACTTCCTGATAGGGCTTAGCACTGATCACCCAAGCTACAGAATTGACAAGTATCGCCCATATGTCTCTCCTTGAGCCAACACAGGTCTTGGTACGCCTttgtctgtgtgaacatCCTTGtaatttatcaaaagatGGCGAGTGTGCAAGATAGCAAGCGTTGTTTGTGCGGTGTGTCTTATGtgttgtgtgtgtgtgtgtgtgacCCATCCCAAGAAGTAGTAGTACGGTTGTTTCACTGCTTACTCACATCTTCTCTCATACTCCgaaaaaaatgaaggaAGCAGAAAAACGGCATCTCCAACAGAAAATCTCGTGGTGAGAATGTGTACACTGGCACAGAAACACCCGTACTCCTTCCTTTAAACCTGCTTCCCAGTTCGACTTCGATGACTTTCCCTCCAACCCCCATGAAGAATAGCTGACCGTTCGAAGGTTTCTCTTTACTGCGGAGGGTATTTCTGATCTCGGGAGAGAGATGCACGCAGGAGGACCAAGGGCGTGTGACTAGCTCCTCTCCCTCACCGCTTTCTACTGGTAGTGTATGTCTGTGTAATGACTCTGCAATGACTCTGCAATGACTCTGTGCCCAAGTGTCTGTGCTTATTTGTCTGTGCTTATGTGTCTGTGCTGTCCATGTAAATGTGTGACCCTTAGTTCCACATGAGATCTTCTCTCCTTCCCCTGGGCGGGTATATAAAGGGGACGAGAAACCACCGTCTAGGGAAGGGGAAGATCTTCCTTGGCTTCCTTGGCGGCTATGTAGtttatcaagaaaaaattgcttTCTCTTTTAAATACTGGGAAGGAAATTTAAACAAGGAAAACGGAACTTTCAGAAACTATGTCTGAAGAAGGTACGTTCGCACATGAGGAAAGTCTACCCAGGCTTCCCTTGCCGGATCTAGAGTCCTCCTTTGAGCAGTTGAAAGCCAGTTTGGAACCACTTTACTATGCTGACGGGTACTACCAGCACCCACTGGACCCCGAGCAGATCGAGTCTCTGTCCTCGAGTCTGACCAGATTCGCCACGTCGGATGCTGCCAGGAAGTTGCAAGCCAAGTTGAAAGAGTTTGAAGAGAAGAACAGTTGCTACCTAGACAAATTACATCTCGATATTAATAACCAGACGAGTGCGAAAGAGATCGCAGATGATGTGCTGCCAAGGAACCCATTCTTGATTCTCGCTGATGACGCAGTGCCGGACATATCACAAGCTGAGAGATCCGCTGTGCTAGTACACTCCGCACTGCGGTTTATTTCCGCTCTAAAGAACAACAAGCTGCCTCCTGATGTCAACACGAAGAACGGAAAGTACTTGTCTATGGAACCTTACTTGAATCTGTTCGGTACTACAAGATGCCCCAtctttgaagaaggtgaagTGGAAAATTTCGATCTGGACAAACCTTACACTGCGTCTGACCTCGATGGCTCTGACGAAAGCTCAGATGAGTTCGACGATGACTATGAATTCGAAGCTGGTGAAGGAACAAATGATTTTGGTGATAAcaatagaagaagaaactcTTTCATTGGTGCCGgggatgatgatgacggGCTAGAGCCTAAGAAATTGATCGAGGAAGCTaacaaagaagttgaagaagaagaacaaaaagcCGAACATCAACGCCGCCCCACAACTGCATCCACTACAACAACTATTAACAGTACACAATCTGCCGGtgacaaagaagaagaagacgaaaGACTGGGCCAAGAAGTGTTCAAACGCCATGGTATCACAGTTAAACGCCACCATGATTCAAAACATATTCTGGTAATATCTAAGGGCCAGTATTATACTGTCGATGTCCTCGAcgaagaaa encodes:
- the RPN3 gene encoding proteasome regulatory particle lid subunit RPN3 (CAGL0I08239g~Ortholog(s) have proteasome regulatory particle, lid subcomplex localization), whose product is MTTDLMDVDTPLENEMNGSKNEDVRYAEEKTMSEIIDTLKVIAKTTASLDHRYIWRALKELSKIRKNYLNQETLAILVSVLYPDHSEYKVDLLKYINEKHKSEVPHADEIRAKYPAAFYEITSDGKSLAVSAEINAFIHLLTQLYLLDNQKIIELISFNNKVVLPKILKYYNQRSLDLINSKLWFYIVMAHEQQDINGGYVDLRNEMMKALKTASLKHDNETRAMLITLILRFFLASGEIDAASDFINKVDPLTSDVSSPLEARFFFYQSKINTIQLDYSTANEYIVAAIRKAPHTKNSLGFLQQANKLSCVIQLLMGDIPELSFFHQNGMETSLKPYYHIAEAVKLGDLKKFTSTITKYKQQLIKDDNYQICVRLRSNVIKTGIRIISLTYKKISLKDICLKLHLESEQTAEYMVSRAIRDGVIEAKINHEKGYIETSEVNNTYITEDPQTVFDERIRFVNQLHDECVVAMRYPQDKKKGLNNQNHDDEYLEGDLLDDLSDFSDIDDMGFL
- the PRO3 gene encoding pyrroline-5-carboxylate reductase (CAGL0I08283g~Putative gamma-glutamyl phosphate reductase), whose product is MTYTLTILGCGVMGQAVLSAIYKAPKATSVIKALYPSKIITCNHDEPSAQQVTDLISTFETSPNGIEVVSTYGKNVEAVKQSDVIILGTKPFLAEQVLNGVKDVTSGKLIISLAAGWTIGQLQAYTPSVSRVMTNTPAKYGYGCAVVSHSPQVTEDQKSLVSELISHVGKYVELPEKNMDAATALVGSGPAFVLLVLESLMESGIKMGIPLKESTECALKVLEGTAKMVEESGVHPSVLKHQVCTPGGTTIAGLCVMEDKGVKSGIIRGVEEAARVAAELGKK
- the SRB4 gene encoding Srb4p (CAGL0I08261g~Ortholog(s) have RNA polymerase II core promoter sequence-specific DNA binding, activating transcription factor binding, transcription factor activity, core RNA polymerase II recruiting activity), whose product is MTQLTENTDELHSIRLAIDPNLITLPIGSKSTSPHSNSTSDGNPESHNTENEEVDNKAGSLPPEQFSNNSAKLIVNPYEKYGRMSLGQLIPLISQQRGPNFKFADINEDILKQELAIENDNGKQESKDDTKAEDGIDTMDIDQNDNSEANTNDIGYNEWSNEPKEDTGILDNTQDTNINGEMESQLTQEEFNKIRKVMLEHINMAMNESSLAMEFVSLLLSPVRESTAVSSMSPFLKKTVNPGSLNSEKVKMPAVSRRDKLSLSILSRGWKLRALNEARAILKKNFTEISSSLKQEHHYWSSIAYNISNKDVLFKIRDKQTTKRSLGLKYGYEDSGSTFRNDRGTAILRGTDEANGLELIPLTLGRTSTVGSVYKGGKFLRVRIFTKIESEGDYILSGESSLDKLFKNHSENSDSKNDDVRLQISKLKFFIFEQELMHQLKKECAYLISYGVTVENEHKIVIELPNEKFEIEYLSLDDDSVVNHEQDAPKANDRRANLMLVTLRMLLIVIYKKNLRQKMVSNTRKHIASTEKDILLIRPLLGKMRHSNHKKLIRKILKECVLEVVPDTELQERSIQSLDKEDFETFDLQDAHIVKLTKDINAFRNVLDVGKTEFTIDMKQSGKLSLILESPNYCNAQVSIKYDNQTSNTHFNTVSTEFKEVEEFLHFLISTYVNPE
- the STE24 gene encoding zinc metalloprotease (CAGL0I08217g~Ortholog(s) have endoplasmic reticulum, mitochondrial outer membrane localization); this encodes MTVFELFASLVDSPSIPWKSIITGFCISQFAFETYLTYRQYKVLQKNQLPPVLVNEIDKETFEKSQEYSKAKAKFSVFTDLFSLVQNLAFIKYDFLPRLWHIGVKVSARILPAKYAAVSTIAQSLWFLAVLSNLSTIIGLPISYYKHFVLEEKFGFNKLTVKLWITDMIKSTVLSAAFGIPILFVFLKIFEKFQTNFLWYICLFVFVVQILAITIIPVFIMPLFNKFTPLEDGELKTSIENLAAKVGFPLDKIFVIDGSKRSSHSNAYFTGLPFTNKRIVLFDTLINESSVEEITAVLAHEIGHWQKNHIVNMLFISQVHIFAIFSLFTSVYRNVSFYKTFGFNVGFNEILNAAGSSTTVYTPDFPIIIGFMLFNDLLTPMECGMNFVMSLISRLHEYQADAYAKALGYTQNLGRALINLQIKNLSTMDVDPLYSSYHYSHPTLAERLTAIDFVNEKKKE